The Kribbella sp. NBC_00662 nucleotide sequence GACCGCGCGGACACCGCCGACGCCGAGCAGCAGTTCCTGGAGCAGACGGTGCTCGGTCGAACCGCCGTACAGCCGGTCGGTCACCTCGCGCTCGGAGGGCTCGTTCTCCTCGATGTCGGAGTCGAGCATCAGCAACGGGACACGGCCGACCTGGGCGACCCAGATCTGCGCGTGCAACTCGCGGTTGCCGGGGAGAGTCAGCGTCACAGTTGCCGGCGCGTCACCATCGCGCAGGAGGCTGATCGGCAGGCCGTCCGGGTCGACCAGCGGGTACCGCTCCTGCTGCCAGCCCTCACGGTTCAGCGACTGCGCGAAGTACCCGTGCCGGTACAGCAGGCCGACGCCGATCAGCGGTACGCCGAGGTCACTCGCCGCCTTCAGGTGATCACCGGCGAGGATGCCGAGACCGCCGGAGTACTGCGGGAGGACGTGGGTGATGCCGAACTCCGGGGAGAAGTAGGCCACCGCGTTCAGCGGGGATCCCGCGCTCTGGAACCACCGGTCCTCGGTCACATAGCTGTCCAGGTCGGCTACTGCCAGTTCCAGCCGACGCAGGAAAGCGTGGTCGTTGGCCAGCTCGTCGAGCCGGGCCGCCGGTACCTCACCGAGCAGCTTGACCGGGTCACCGCCGGTGGACCGCCACAACTGCGGGTCGACGGCCTCGAAGACGTCCTGCGTCTCCGGGTGCCAGGCCCAGCGGAGGTTGTTCACCAGGGTGCCCAGACCGGTCAGCGGCGCAGGCAGGACAGGGCGGACGGAAAATCGTCGTATCGCTCGCACCGGGACACCGTACCGGGCCGGGGTGCGCAAAACACCTTCGGGATGCATCGATCTTGCAACGCGAGCAAGATTTTGCAGGCCCGTGTGGCACAGACGACTACTGGGAACCGATAACGTCAGTCCTGTAGTTCCCGACGTAGTTACCCACCCGCCGGATCGACATTCGGAAAGCGAGTTCACCTACGCCATGACTGGGCGCATCCCGATCACCGAGGTCAGCCCGACCGTCGACGCCGGAGCGTATCCGGCCAAGGCGGCGGTCGGCGAGACGTTCACCATCGCGGCCACGGTTTTCCGCGAAGGCCACGACGCGGTGAACGCGAACGTCGTACTGACGTCGCCGTCGGGACAGACCAGACGCATGCTGATGAGCCCTGTGGGCCAGGGCTCCGACCGCTGGACCGTCGACGTGACGCTGCAGGAGCAGGGCGCGTGGACTTTCGCGGTCGAGGGCTGGAGCGACCCGTACGGGACGTGGCGGCACAACGCCGAGATCAAGGTCCCGGCCGGCCTCGACGTCGACCTGATGTTCGCCGAGGGCGCAGCGTTCTTCGATCGCGCGGCGGCCGGCGTACCGCCCGCGGTGCGTGCCGACCGCGGGACGTTGAGCGATGCGGCGCACGCGTTGGCGAACGGCGCGTTGCCGCCGGAAGCGCGGCTGGCGGCAGGCATCTCGCCGCAGGTCCGGGCCGCTCTCGGTCGCTACCCGGTGCGCGAGCTGATCACGTCGTCGGAGACCTACCCGGTGTGGGTCGACCGGACGCGTGCGCTGTACGGCAGCTGGTACGAGTTCTTCCCGCGGTCCGAGGGTGCGACGTACGACGAGGAATCCGGTCACTGGAAGTCCGGCACCTTCCGTACCGCGGCGCAGCGGCTCGAGGCCGTCGCGAAGATGGGCTTCGACATCCTCTACCTGCCGCCGATCCACCCGATCGGCCACTCGTTCCGCAAGGGCCCGAACAACACCCTCGACCCGAAGCCGGGTGACCCGGGTTCGCCGTGGGCGATCGGCTCCGAGGACGGCGGCCACGACGCGATCCACCCGGAGCTCGGCACGTTCGAGGACTTCGAGTACTTCGTCGGCCGCGCCCGCGAGGTCGGACTCGAGGTCGCGATCGACCTTGCCCTGCAGGCGTCGCCCGACCACCCGTGGGTGAAGGACCACCCGAAGTGGTTCGCGAAACGCGCCGACGGCTCGATCGCGTACGCCGAGAACCCGCCGAAGAAGTACCAGGACATCTACCCGATCAACTTCGACGACGACCCCGAAGGCATCTACGCCGAAGTACTGCGGATCGTCAAGCTGTGGATCTCCAAGGGCGTCACGGTGTTCCGGGTCGACAACCCGCACACCAAGCCGGTCAACTTCTGGGAGTACCTGCTCGGCGAGATCCGCAAGACCGACCCGGACGTGGTGTTCCTGTCCGAGGCGTTCACACGGCGGCCGATGATGCGCGAGCTGGCGAAGGTCGGCTTCCACCAGTCGTACACCTACTTCACCTGGCGCAACGAGAAGTGGGAGCTCGAGGAGTACCTCACCGAGCTCACCAAGGAGACGGGGCACTACCTGCGTCCGAACTTCTTCGTGAACACGCCGGACATCTTGACGGCGTACCTGCAGTACGGCGGACCGGGCGCGTTCAAGATCCGCGCGGCGATCGCGTCGACGTCGTCGCCGGCCTGGGGTGTGTACGCCGGGTACGAACTGTTCGAGCATGTCGCGCTGCGGCCGGGCTCCGAGGAGTACCTGGACACCGAGAAGTTCCAGCTGCGGCCGCGGGATTGGGCAGCAGCTGAGGCGGAGGGACGCTCGCTGGCGCCGTACCTCACTCTGTTGAACAACATCCGCCGCCGCCACCCGTCACTGCAGCAACTGCGCAACCTCTCCCTGCACACGGTCGACGACGAAGCGATCATGTGCTACTCGAAGCGCTCCACGGCGCCGGACGGGCACACCGACACGGTGATCGTCGTGGTCAACACCGACCCACATTCGGTCCGCGAGTCGATGGTCCACCTCGACATGGCCGCGCTCGGCATGCGGCCCGAGGACACCTTCACGGTGTACGACGAAATCAGCGGCGCGACCTGGCGCTGGGGCCAACAGAACTACATCAAACTCGACCCGAACGGCGAGCCCGCCCACATCCTCGCCGTACGCCGCGGACAGGCCTAACTGTGTGACGCAGCGGGTGCGACGCGCCCGGTGTGAGCACGCGGGTGTGAGAGAAGCCCGCGCGGAGCGGCTCTGGACCAACGGGATGATCGTGGCGGAGTTTGCGGCAGGCATGTTGTGGCACTGGTACCGCCCGCGCGATCGGCGTGGTCGCGGGCTTGGTCTTCATGACCCAACACAAGACTCGCGAACACGACGCGTCCCTGGCACGACGTCTCCGTCGCCGTGCCAGGGCCCGTCCGCCGCCGGGGTCAGATGCTGGCTCCCCCGTCCACGGTCAGCAGCGCGCCGGTGATGTAGGCGGCCTTCTCACCGGCGAGGAACACGACCGCCTTGGCGACGTCGCCGGGGGTGCCCATGCGTCCGAGTGCGGTCATGGCTGCCTGGGGGGCCGCGTTCGGTCCGTCCGCGGGATTCATGTCCGTGTCGGTGGCCCCGGGCTGTACGACATTGACGGTGATGCCCCGGGAGCCGAAGTCGCGCGCCCACCCCCGGCCGAGCTGATCGATCGCCGCCTTGCTCGCCGCGTATTCGGCGACACCGGGGACGGGGACGTGGTGGGCGACAGTGCTTCCCACCAGGATGACGCGCCCGCCGTCGGTCAGAAAGCGCGACGCGGAGCGTGTGGTGACGATGGTTCCCATCACATTGGTGGCCATCATCCGCTGAATCCCTTCCTGGAGTTCGAGGTCCATCTGGTCGACGGTGCCCACGACGGCGATGCCGGCCGAGTTCACCAGTACATCGATCTGACCCCCGAAGAATTCGGCGGCCTTCTCCACCGCGGTCGACGCCTCGTGCGGAACGGCCTGATCCGCCTGTACGGCGAGCGCCTTCGCGCCGAGGTCGGTCAGTTCGGCGACAACGGCCTCGGCCCGCTCGCGCGACTTCTGGTAGGTGATCACGACATGCGCGCCTTCGCGGGCGCATTCACGCGCGATCTCCGCACCGATACCCCGTGACCCTCCGGTCACGAGCACTGTGCGTCCTGTCAGAGTCTTGGACAACGTAGACATGCTGATAACTCCTTATGCGCTGCTGAGCTGCATTTCAGCTACGCACCGAAGCTAAAGATTGACATTAGTGTGAAGGTCAAGCCCGCTCTGAACCTTTACACTGATGTAAAGGTGGAGCTCTGGCGGACAGGCAGCCTCGGAGCGACGGCATCGCGACACCTGGCGAGGGAGAACACGATGAAGATCGGCGAGCTGGCGGCGAAGACCGGAGTGGCGCCGCGGCTGCTGCGTTACTACGAAGAGGTCGGCATCCTGACCCCGTGGCGGGCACCCAACGGATACCGCAGCTACGGCGAGCCCGCCGTCGACCGCGTCCTGCAGATCCGCGAACTGCTGGAAGCGGGCTTGACGACGGACATGATCCGCGAGGTCCTGCCCTGTCTCGATGCGCAGAACGAGGATGGGGAGGCTCCGACCTGCCCGGACATCGACGTGACGGAGCTGGACGGGCTGCGTCGACACCTCGCTGCCATCAAGCGCCGCATCGACATACTCCGGCGCAACGAGCGGGCCATCAAGGCGTATCTGAAAGTCCGCGCGGAAAACACCAGTGTCCCCCCGACAGCGGCCGGCGAAGTCGTGGCGATGGTCGGGCGGCCCTAGCCCCCCGCTCCCCTCCATGGCTCAGTGCGGCTGCGTAGTACGCGTGGGCCGGCTTCCTAGAGCGGGACGGTTTCGGGGTATTTCAGGCCGGCGCCGGTGTTGAGGGCGACTACCTGGTCGTCGGCTCGGATCCAGCCGGACTCTCGTAGGGTGCGGATGGCGGCGAAGTTGGCGGCGCCTTCGGGGCAGATGAAGGAGCCTTCCAGGTGGGCGAGTTGGTGTTGTTCGGCGAGGATGTCTTCGTCGTCGACGGCGACTGCGCAGCCGTCGGTCTCGGCGATCGCTTGTAGGACGAGGAAATCGCCCAGCGCCTTGGGGACGGTGATGCCGAAGGCAACCGTTCGAGCGTCCGGCCAGGGCTCGCTTTCCGGCAGGCCCTTCTCCCATGCGCGCACGATCGGCGCACAGCCGGTCGACTGCACAGCGACCAACCGCGGCAACGGACCGGAGATCCAGCCGAGTTCGCGCAGCTCGAGAAGTCCTTTCCAGATGCCGATGATGCCGACACCGCCACCGGTCGGGTAGACGATCACGTCCGGCAGTTGCCAGTTCAGCTGCTCCGCGATCTCCAGCCCCATCGTCTTCTTGCCCTCGATGCGGTACGGCTCCTTCAGCGTCGACGCGTCGAAGTACCCGGGCTGTTCCCGCACATACGCCGCCGCGTCCCCGATCAACCCGTCGATCAACTGCAGCCGACCACCCACCACGGTCACCTCGCGCCGGCAGATCTCGGGCGCCGCGATCGGCATCGCGATCAGCGCCTCCATCCCGGCGCGCGCGGCGTACGCGGCCCACGCGGAGCCGGCGTTCCCGTTCGTCGGCATCGCGATCTTCCGTACGCCGACCTCGTACGCGCGCGACACCCCGACCGCGGCGCCGCGCGCCTTGAACGTACCGGTCGGGATCAGCCCCTCGTCCTTCATCAGCAGGCGATCCACCCCGAGCTCAGCGCCGTACCGCGGCAACGGGAGCAGCGGCGTCATCCCCTCCCCCAGCGTCACCACGTTCTCGGGCGAGCGCACTGGCAGCAGCTCGTGGTACCGCCACAGGTTCGGTGCCCGATCAGCCAACGCGGCCGGCGCCACCGTCACGGACGGCAGGTCGTACCGCGCGAGCAGCGGCGATCCGCAGGGACACAGCCCGATGATCTGGTCGGCGTCGTGGGTCGCTCCACAACGAGGGCATTCGAGATGACTCAGCGCAGAGAAAGAGGTCACATCCGAAGAAACTACCCCGCGCGCAGATCGGTGATCATCGGGCGTTGGTGATCGGTGAGACGGAAGCCGATCCCGCGGACGGCGTCGATGGTGACCGTCGTACCGAGTTCGTCGAGTTTGCGGCGCAGGCGCTTCACCACCGAGTGGACGTCGGCCGTGCCGCGGTCGTTGAGGTCGCGCCAGACGGTCTGGTGCAACGCGTCGTACGACCAGACCCGCAGCGGGGCCGACATCAGCCGGGTGAGCAGGTCGTGCTCGAGCTCGGTCAGCTGGATCTCGCGGTCACGCCAGCGCGCGACCGAGCGGGCCCGGTCGATGGTGAGTACGTCGGCGTCCGGCTCCTCACCCGTACTCCGGACCGCGGCGGCATCGACCGCATCGGGCTCCGGCGGTTCGGGCTGTTCGGGCGCGGTGGGCGGGGGCTGGTGGGCAGGAACCAGCAGCCTGCGCAGTTCGTCGAGGCTGGAGACCAGCAGCAACGGCGCGACGTCGTCGACGAGCTCGGCCAGACGGACGCGCTGCTCGGTAGAGGCCGCGACCGCGATCAGCAGCGGGAACGGCTCGTCATCAGGTCCGGTAGTGGTCAGGTCTATACGGGCGGTGACCATCTGGTCACGATGTCAATCCTTGCCTCAGATCGTCAACGAATTGCCAGCCTTTGCCCAGGTTGCCTCGATCCGCGCGACAGTTAGTCACGTCTTGCTCACCAAGTGTGCTTGTTACCACGTTGTTCTGACACATAGATTCCTCGTCAGGCTTGCGGTGTCACATGCCGCGACCTGGGGGGCACAGAGCGTCTTCACGCCCTCCTGCAGCAGTTGACTCGGGGGAGTCGAGCTCGGGGTCGTTCAAGTGAGGGGCTGCAGAGATGTCATATCCACGAAAGGGACTCACCAGATCCGTGGTGAGCACCCTGGCGGCGCTGGCCGTCGTCGCGACCGGGATGGCCGCCGCCGGCCAGGCCCAGGCGTCACCGCCGACCAAACCGGAAGCCACGCCATCGCCCGCCGCCAAGATCAAGCCGGAGCTGAAGGCACAGCTGGAGGGCAAGGAGGCCAAGGCCGAGACGGACTACTGGGTCCGTTTCGCCGCGAAGGCCGATCTGACCGCCGCCAGCAAGATCACCAACTGGAACGAGCGCGGTACGGCCGTGGCCGCCGCGCTGAAGAAGGCCGCCGCGGACAGCCAGGCGTCGATCCGCGCCGAACTGGACGCGCAGCACGTGAAGTACCAGGCGTTCTGGGGCACCAACGCGATCCGGATCGAGAGCGGATCGCTTGCCCTGGCCCAGGACCTGGCCACCCACAACGAGGTCGAGGGCCTGTACGCACCGGTCCAGATCGAGGTACCGAAGGTCACGCCGGGCCAGCAGGAGAAGGCGGTCCAGGCCGTCGAGTGGGGCGTCGCCAACATCAAGGCGAACCAGGTCTGGTCGCAGTACGGCGACAAGGGCGAGGGCATCGTCGTCGCCAGCATCGACACCGGTGTGCAGTACGACCACCCGGCCCTGGTCAAGCAGTACCGGGGCAACAACGGTGACGGCACCTTCAACCACAACTACAACTGGTTCGACGCGGCCGGCACCTCGCCGAACGCACCGTCCGACGGCAACGGCCACGGCACCCACACGATGGGCACCATGGTCGGCGACGACGGCGCGGGCAACCAGATCGGTGTCGCCCCGGGCGTGAAGTGGATCGCCGCGAACGGCTGCTGCCCGAGCGACGCCGCGCTGATCTCGTCCGGCCAGTGGATGCTCGAGCCGACCGATCTGCAGGGGCAGAACCCGGACGCGAGCAAGCGGCCGAACGTCATCAACAACTCGTGGGGCTCGACCCTGCCGTCGAACGACCCGTTCATGGAGGACATCACCCTGGCCTGGACCGCGTCCGGGATCTTCGGTGCGTTCGCCAACGGCAACAGTGGTGAGGGCGGCTGCAACACCTCCGGTTCGCCGGGCAGCCTGACCAGCAACTACTCGGCCGGCGCCTACGACATCAACAACAACATCGCGTCGTTCTCCGGTCGCGGGGTCGGCCAGGACGGCACCATCAAGCCGAACATCTCGGCCCCCGGTGTCAACGTCCGGTCCAGCCTGCCGGGTAACGCCTACGGCGCGTTCAACGGTACGTCGATGGCCACACCGCACCTGACGGCCACCGTGGCCCTGTTGTGGTCGGCGTCGC carries:
- a CDS encoding MerR family transcriptional regulator, yielding MKIGELAAKTGVAPRLLRYYEEVGILTPWRAPNGYRSYGEPAVDRVLQIRELLEAGLTTDMIREVLPCLDAQNEDGEAPTCPDIDVTELDGLRRHLAAIKRRIDILRRNERAIKAYLKVRAENTSVPPTAAGEVVAMVGRP
- a CDS encoding winged helix-turn-helix domain-containing protein codes for the protein MVTARIDLTTTGPDDEPFPLLIAVAASTEQRVRLAELVDDVAPLLLVSSLDELRRLLVPAHQPPPTAPEQPEPPEPDAVDAAAVRSTGEEPDADVLTIDRARSVARWRDREIQLTELEHDLLTRLMSAPLRVWSYDALHQTVWRDLNDRGTADVHSVVKRLRRKLDELGTTVTIDAVRGIGFRLTDHQRPMITDLRAG
- a CDS encoding threonine synthase yields the protein MTSFSALSHLECPRCGATHDADQIIGLCPCGSPLLARYDLPSVTVAPAALADRAPNLWRYHELLPVRSPENVVTLGEGMTPLLPLPRYGAELGVDRLLMKDEGLIPTGTFKARGAAVGVSRAYEVGVRKIAMPTNGNAGSAWAAYAARAGMEALIAMPIAAPEICRREVTVVGGRLQLIDGLIGDAAAYVREQPGYFDASTLKEPYRIEGKKTMGLEIAEQLNWQLPDVIVYPTGGGVGIIGIWKGLLELRELGWISGPLPRLVAVQSTGCAPIVRAWEKGLPESEPWPDARTVAFGITVPKALGDFLVLQAIAETDGCAVAVDDEDILAEQHQLAHLEGSFICPEGAANFAAIRTLRESGWIRADDQVVALNTGAGLKYPETVPL
- a CDS encoding SDR family NAD(P)-dependent oxidoreductase, with the translated sequence MSTLSKTLTGRTVLVTGGSRGIGAEIARECAREGAHVVITYQKSRERAEAVVAELTDLGAKALAVQADQAVPHEASTAVEKAAEFFGGQIDVLVNSAGIAVVGTVDQMDLELQEGIQRMMATNVMGTIVTTRSASRFLTDGGRVILVGSTVAHHVPVPGVAEYAASKAAIDQLGRGWARDFGSRGITVNVVQPGATDTDMNPADGPNAAPQAAMTALGRMGTPGDVAKAVVFLAGEKAAYITGALLTVDGGASI
- a CDS encoding alpha-1,4-glucan--maltose-1-phosphate maltosyltransferase; translation: MTGRIPITEVSPTVDAGAYPAKAAVGETFTIAATVFREGHDAVNANVVLTSPSGQTRRMLMSPVGQGSDRWTVDVTLQEQGAWTFAVEGWSDPYGTWRHNAEIKVPAGLDVDLMFAEGAAFFDRAAAGVPPAVRADRGTLSDAAHALANGALPPEARLAAGISPQVRAALGRYPVRELITSSETYPVWVDRTRALYGSWYEFFPRSEGATYDEESGHWKSGTFRTAAQRLEAVAKMGFDILYLPPIHPIGHSFRKGPNNTLDPKPGDPGSPWAIGSEDGGHDAIHPELGTFEDFEYFVGRAREVGLEVAIDLALQASPDHPWVKDHPKWFAKRADGSIAYAENPPKKYQDIYPINFDDDPEGIYAEVLRIVKLWISKGVTVFRVDNPHTKPVNFWEYLLGEIRKTDPDVVFLSEAFTRRPMMRELAKVGFHQSYTYFTWRNEKWELEEYLTELTKETGHYLRPNFFVNTPDILTAYLQYGGPGAFKIRAAIASTSSPAWGVYAGYELFEHVALRPGSEEYLDTEKFQLRPRDWAAAEAEGRSLAPYLTLLNNIRRRHPSLQQLRNLSLHTVDDEAIMCYSKRSTAPDGHTDTVIVVVNTDPHSVRESMVHLDMAALGMRPEDTFTVYDEISGATWRWGQQNYIKLDPNGEPAHILAVRRGQA